The Methanobacteriaceae archaeon genome has a window encoding:
- a CDS encoding 30S ribosomal protein S8, translated as MSLMDPLADALTNIRNNELQVNGSCVISPASKLIGQVLSTMQKENYIGNFEYVDDNRAGKFTVELIGNINKCGVIKPRHAVKKDEFEKFEKRYLPAKNFGILIVTTPQGIMTHYEAKERGIGGRLLAYMY; from the coding sequence ATGAGTCTTATGGATCCTCTTGCTGATGCTTTAACTAATATCAGAAATAACGAATTACAAGTAAACGGTTCTTGTGTTATTTCTCCTGCTTCCAAATTAATTGGACAAGTTTTAAGCACTATGCAAAAAGAGAATTATATTGGTAATTTTGAATATGTTGATGACAATAGGGCAGGTAAATTCACTGTTGAATTAATCGGTAACATTAACAAATGTGGTGTTATCAAACCTCGTCATGCTGTTAAGAAAGATGAATTTGAAAAATTTGAAAAAAGATATTTGCCAGCTAAAAACTTTGGTATTTTAATCGTTACTACTCCTCAAGGTATTATGACTCACTACGAGGCTAAAGAAAGAGGAATTGGTGGACGTTTGTTGGCTTACATGTATTAG
- a CDS encoding 50S ribosomal protein L32e has protein sequence MANKRFKRQEYARYKKLGIKWRRPRGKTSKMRRYEAGKPDMPAIGYRTPRAIRDLHPSGFKDVLVHNMQELEDLDPATEAARISASIGKRKKDLMLAKALELGIKVLNK, from the coding sequence ATGGCTAATAAAAGATTTAAAAGACAAGAATATGCTCGTTATAAAAAACTTGGAATCAAATGGAGACGCCCTAGAGGTAAAACCAGTAAAATGAGAAGATACGAAGCAGGTAAACCTGATATGCCTGCAATCGGTTACAGAACCCCTAGAGCAATTAGGGATTTACACCCTTCCGGATTCAAAGATGTTCTTGTTCACAATATGCAAGAATTAGAAGACTTAGACCCAGCTACCGAAGCTGCAAGAATAAGTGCTTCTATCGGGAAAAGGAAAAAAGATTTAATGCTTGCTAAAGCATTAGAACTTGGTATTAAAGTTTTAAATAAATAA
- a CDS encoding 50S ribosomal protein L6 has protein sequence MVVAAAIREEIAIPEGVEVIINDNEVSVKGPNGEDSRKFTYPNVSIKEEDDVVILETAFPKKKDKAMIGTTRAHINNMITGVTDGFTYHMKIVFAHFPMTVKVQKDTVVIDNFLGERHPRTAKVVGSAKVSVKGDAVTITGINKEHVGQTMANLEQATKIKGRDPRVFQDGIYLISRE, from the coding sequence ATGGTAGTAGCTGCAGCTATAAGGGAAGAAATTGCAATCCCTGAAGGCGTTGAAGTTATAATTAACGATAATGAGGTCTCTGTAAAAGGACCTAATGGAGAAGACTCCAGAAAATTTACTTACCCAAATGTAAGTATTAAAGAAGAAGACGATGTTGTTATCTTAGAAACAGCATTCCCAAAAAAGAAAGATAAAGCAATGATTGGAACCACTAGAGCACACATTAACAATATGATTACTGGTGTTACTGATGGTTTTACTTACCACATGAAAATCGTATTTGCTCACTTTCCAATGACTGTAAAAGTTCAAAAAGATACTGTTGTAATTGACAACTTCCTCGGGGAAAGACACCCAAGAACCGCAAAAGTTGTAGGTTCTGCAAAAGTGTCTGTTAAAGGTGACGCAGTAACAATTACTGGTATTAATAAGGAACATGTTGGTCAAACTATGGCTAACTTAGAACAAGCAACTAAAATTAAAGGAAGAGATCCTAGAGTATTCCAAGACGGAATATATTTAATTAGCAGGGAATAA
- a CDS encoding 30S ribosomal protein S14: protein MPRKYGKAAKKCSRCGDHSAMISRYGLNLCRQCFREIAPKIGFKKYN from the coding sequence TTGCCAAGAAAATACGGAAAAGCTGCTAAAAAATGTAGTCGTTGTGGAGACCACTCTGCTATGATTAGTAGATATGGATTAAACTTATGCAGACAATGTTTTAGGGAAATTGCTCCTAAAATTGGATTTAAAAAATATAATTAG
- a CDS encoding 50S ribosomal protein L18 has protein sequence MAHGTNYKVAFRRRREGKTDYAARMKLVNYDTPRLVVRVSNSHTTVQVINYAPEGDLTVAAAVSKQLAKYGYLGHTGNLTACYLTAYLCAKRAIAAGVENAILDIGLKSPIRGSKVFAALQGAVDAGLEIPHGDFIFPAEERINGAHIAEYAESLDAEEVAKKFSKYFERGLDPKDLPKNFEETIKNIDEAEE, from the coding sequence ATGGCACATGGAACTAATTACAAAGTAGCTTTCAGAAGAAGAAGAGAAGGAAAAACTGATTATGCAGCAAGAATGAAATTAGTTAACTATGACACTCCTCGTTTAGTTGTCAGAGTTTCTAACTCTCACACTACTGTTCAAGTTATTAATTATGCTCCTGAAGGAGATTTAACTGTTGCAGCTGCTGTAAGTAAACAATTAGCAAAATACGGTTACTTAGGACACACTGGTAACCTTACTGCATGTTACTTAACCGCATACCTCTGTGCTAAAAGAGCTATCGCAGCAGGTGTTGAAAATGCAATTTTAGACATCGGTTTAAAATCTCCAATTAGAGGGTCCAAAGTTTTCGCAGCTCTCCAAGGTGCTGTAGATGCTGGTTTAGAAATCCCTCACGGTGATTTCATCTTCCCAGCTGAAGAACGTATCAACGGTGCTCACATTGCTGAGTATGCTGAATCTTTAGATGCTGAAGAAGTTGCTAAAAAATTCTCAAAATACTTCGAAAGAGGTCTTGACCCTAAAGATTTACCTAAAAACTTTGAAGAAACTATTAAGAATATTGATGAGGCAGAGGAATAA
- a CDS encoding 50S ribosomal protein L19e gives MNLTTQKRLAASILKVGLNRVWIDPERLEEVSMAITREGVKQLINDGAIKAKPQKGISSYRSKKIKEQKAKGKRKGRGSVKGAKKARTPKKKAWMTTIRALRKDLKQMREDEVIDVTTYRKLYKMAKGGAFRSKSYMRNYARDHDLIKGDE, from the coding sequence ATGAATCTTACAACTCAAAAAAGATTAGCTGCTAGTATCCTCAAAGTAGGACTTAATCGTGTATGGATTGATCCAGAAAGATTAGAAGAAGTATCCATGGCGATCACTAGGGAAGGAGTTAAGCAGTTAATTAATGATGGTGCTATTAAAGCAAAACCTCAAAAAGGTATTAGTAGCTACAGATCTAAAAAAATTAAAGAACAAAAAGCAAAAGGAAAAAGAAAAGGTAGAGGTAGTGTAAAAGGAGCTAAAAAAGCACGTACTCCTAAGAAAAAAGCTTGGATGACTACCATCAGAGCTTTAAGAAAAGATCTTAAACAAATGCGTGAAGATGAAGTAATTGATGTTACTACCTACCGTAAATTATACAAAATGGCTAAGGGTGGCGCATTCAGAAGTAAATCTTACATGAGAAACTATGCCCGTGACCATGATTTAATTAAAGGAGATGAGTAA
- the rpsE gene encoding 30S ribosomal protein S5, translating to MSFNIDEWEPKTKLGKLVKDGTITDIDEIFEKGLPIMELEIVDALIPDLEEEVMDVNLVQRMHKSGRKVNFRVIVAVGNKNGYVGLGQGKAKEVGPAIRKAVDNAKYNLIKVRRGCGDWGCVCGREHTVPFKVQGKTSSVSVNLIPAPAGVGLVIGDVGKTILKLAGIHDVWSQSFGQTQTTVNFANAVFAALKELSNVKASQEDLKKMGVNY from the coding sequence ATGAGTTTTAATATTGATGAATGGGAACCTAAAACTAAATTGGGTAAATTAGTTAAAGATGGAACCATTACTGATATCGATGAAATCTTTGAAAAAGGTCTTCCTATTATGGAATTAGAAATTGTCGATGCCTTAATTCCGGATTTAGAAGAAGAAGTAATGGATGTTAACTTAGTTCAAAGGATGCACAAATCCGGTAGAAAAGTTAATTTCAGAGTAATTGTTGCTGTAGGTAACAAAAATGGTTACGTAGGATTAGGCCAAGGTAAAGCTAAAGAGGTTGGTCCTGCTATCAGAAAAGCTGTAGACAATGCTAAATACAATCTTATTAAAGTAAGAAGAGGTTGTGGAGATTGGGGTTGTGTTTGTGGAAGAGAACACACCGTACCATTCAAAGTACAAGGTAAAACCAGTAGTGTAAGCGTAAACTTAATCCCTGCACCTGCAGGAGTAGGTTTAGTAATTGGTGATGTTGGTAAAACTATCTTAAAACTTGCTGGTATTCACGATGTATGGTCCCAATCTTTCGGACAAACTCAAACTACAGTAAACTTTGCTAACGCAGTATTCGCTGCTTTAAAAGAGTTAAGTAATGTAAAAGCAAGTCAAGAAGACCTCAAAAAAATGGGCGTTAACTACTAA
- a CDS encoding adenylate kinase → MKLVVLTGIPGSGSTTLLNKALEEVDYVHLNYGDIMTEIAIKENIVHDRDSLRKLPTETQKEIQAKAAKEIKQRSENDNVIVDTHCTINTPSGFLPGLPNWVLEQLQPDLFILIEANPDEIIFRRLNDDTRQRDLQKVKEIQLHQEMNRATSMAYATLTGATVKIVENHDNHLDSSVSKLVDVLNL, encoded by the coding sequence ATGAAATTAGTAGTATTAACTGGTATTCCTGGTTCTGGAAGTACAACTTTACTTAACAAAGCTTTAGAAGAAGTAGATTATGTTCACTTAAACTATGGTGACATAATGACTGAAATCGCAATTAAAGAAAACATCGTACATGATAGAGATTCTTTAAGAAAATTGCCTACTGAAACACAAAAAGAAATTCAAGCTAAAGCAGCTAAAGAAATTAAACAAAGATCCGAAAACGACAATGTTATTGTTGATACTCATTGTACTATCAATACTCCGTCTGGATTTTTACCAGGACTTCCTAATTGGGTTTTAGAACAATTACAACCAGATCTTTTCATTTTAATTGAAGCAAATCCTGATGAAATCATTTTCAGAAGATTAAATGATGATACTCGTCAAAGAGATCTTCAAAAAGTTAAAGAAATTCAATTACATCAAGAAATGAACAGAGCAACTTCTATGGCTTACGCTACTTTAACTGGTGCAACCGTTAAAATAGTTGAAAACCATGATAATCATTTAGATTCCTCTGTTTCTAAATTAGTTGATGTTTTAAACTTATAA
- a CDS encoding AAA family ATPase, with the protein MIITIGGLAGTGTTTLSEVLSEKLDVPYISAGFVFREMAAERGMSVLEFSEFAEGNDEIDKEIDRRQAEKAKSSDNLILEGRLSAFFVENADLRVWLMTPFDVRSQRIAQREDKSVDVAKNEIIIREESEALRYKEIHDIDINQMDIYDLIINTDSFDPESISEIITTTLKVI; encoded by the coding sequence ATGATAATTACAATCGGTGGATTAGCTGGAACTGGAACCACAACACTTTCTGAAGTGTTAAGTGAAAAATTAGATGTTCCTTACATTTCTGCAGGCTTTGTATTTAGGGAAATGGCTGCTGAAAGGGGAATGAGTGTTCTCGAATTCAGTGAATTTGCTGAAGGTAATGATGAAATTGATAAAGAAATAGATAGGCGTCAAGCTGAAAAAGCTAAATCTTCAGATAACTTAATTCTTGAAGGCAGATTATCTGCATTTTTTGTAGAAAATGCTGATTTAAGAGTTTGGTTAATGACTCCTTTTGATGTTAGATCACAAAGGATTGCTCAAAGAGAGGATAAATCTGTTGATGTAGCTAAAAACGAAATTATTATTCGTGAAGAAAGCGAAGCTTTAAGATATAAAGAAATCCATGATATTGATATTAATCAAATGGATATCTATGATTTAATTATAAACACTGATAGCTTTGATCCAGAAAGCATATCAGAAATCATTACAACAACATTAAAGGTGATATAA
- a CDS encoding EMC3/TMCO1 family protein: MFDIMGMVYGALNAVFNPILAMDPNPSNPALTVLIIAFIVSLITTVANKYLVDQDALNEKQAKMKEFNKELREAQKRGDGKKMAQLQAQQTEMMKENTEMMSEQFKPMIVTFVPIILIFFWMRASAINDLVIILPKTVYWVTLTPLWHVLGSFFYGGQATIPYGIGWLLWYMICTFGMSQILRKFLGFKQGF; the protein is encoded by the coding sequence ATGTTTGATATAATGGGGATGGTTTATGGCGCTTTAAACGCTGTTTTCAATCCGATTCTCGCTATGGATCCGAATCCAAGTAATCCTGCTTTAACAGTGTTAATCATTGCATTTATTGTATCATTAATTACAACTGTTGCTAACAAGTATTTAGTTGACCAAGATGCATTAAATGAAAAGCAAGCTAAAATGAAAGAGTTTAATAAAGAACTCAGAGAAGCTCAAAAAAGAGGCGACGGTAAAAAAATGGCTCAGCTTCAAGCTCAGCAAACTGAAATGATGAAAGAAAACACTGAAATGATGTCAGAACAATTCAAACCAATGATTGTTACTTTCGTTCCAATTATTTTGATATTCTTCTGGATGAGAGCATCTGCAATTAATGATTTAGTAATCATTTTACCTAAAACTGTTTATTGGGTTACTTTGACTCCGCTTTGGCATGTACTTGGTAGTTTTTTCTATGGTGGTCAAGCTACTATTCCATATGGAATTGGTTGGTTATTATGGTATATGATTTGTACTTTCGGTATGAGTCAGATATTAAGAAAATTCCTCGGATTCAAACAAGGGTTTTAA
- a CDS encoding 50S ribosomal protein L14e encodes MASIEVGRVCVKTAGREAGEKCAIVEIIDENFVEVIGEAVKNRRCNIAHLEPTADSIDVSGDADSIKAALADL; translated from the coding sequence ATGGCATCAATCGAAGTAGGTAGAGTATGTGTTAAAACTGCTGGTAGAGAAGCAGGCGAAAAATGCGCAATCGTTGAAATTATCGATGAAAACTTTGTAGAAGTAATTGGTGAAGCTGTAAAAAACAGAAGATGTAATATTGCTCACTTAGAACCAACTGCAGATTCTATCGATGTTTCTGGTGATGCAGACTCTATTAAAGCAGCATTAGCTGACTTATAA
- a CDS encoding RNA-guided pseudouridylation complex pseudouridine synthase subunit Cbf5, with translation MKFDMITKSKSFTSPEFGCKPEEREISEYISKGVINLDKPSGPTSHEIDSWVKRILPIEKSGHGGTLDPKVTGILPVGLDDATRAIQLLLTAPKEYVCLLTFHQDVSEERIREVFAEFTGKIFQLPPVKSAVKRELRTRNVYYATIYEIEGRDVLFRIGCEAGTYVRTYCHNIGEALGVGAHMAELRRTQVGSFNEKNNLVTLQDVTDAYHFYIEDGDDSFLRKAIMPMERAADYLPKIVIKDSAVDAICHGANLACGGISQLADNIQKNDIVAIETLKGELVGAGRSLLTSNEIMDADSGFAVNVSKVFMKPDTYPRFWK, from the coding sequence ATGAAATTTGACATGATTACTAAATCTAAAAGTTTTACTTCCCCTGAATTTGGATGTAAACCTGAAGAAAGGGAAATTTCTGAATATATTTCTAAAGGTGTAATTAATTTAGATAAACCGTCAGGTCCAACTTCTCATGAAATTGATTCTTGGGTTAAAAGAATTTTACCTATTGAAAAGTCCGGACATGGTGGAACATTAGATCCTAAAGTAACTGGTATCTTACCTGTTGGTTTAGATGATGCAACAAGAGCAATTCAACTTCTTTTAACTGCTCCAAAGGAATATGTTTGTTTATTGACTTTCCATCAGGATGTTAGCGAAGAGCGCATTCGTGAAGTTTTTGCAGAATTTACCGGTAAAATATTCCAGCTTCCTCCTGTTAAATCAGCAGTAAAACGTGAATTAAGAACACGTAATGTATATTATGCTACTATTTATGAGATAGAAGGAAGAGATGTTTTATTTAGAATCGGTTGTGAAGCAGGAACTTATGTAAGAACCTATTGTCACAATATTGGTGAAGCTTTAGGTGTTGGCGCACATATGGCTGAACTTAGAAGAACACAGGTAGGTTCATTTAATGAAAAAAACAATCTTGTTACATTACAGGATGTAACTGATGCATACCATTTCTATATTGAAGATGGGGATGATTCATTCTTAAGAAAAGCAATCATGCCAATGGAAAGAGCAGCAGATTATTTGCCTAAAATCGTTATTAAAGATTCCGCTGTAGATGCAATTTGTCATGGTGCAAATCTTGCTTGCGGAGGTATTTCACAACTTGCAGATAACATTCAAAAGAATGATATTGTTGCAATTGAAACTCTTAAGGGCGAATTAGTTGGTGCTGGTCGTTCATTATTAACTTCCAATGAAATCATGGATGCAGATTCCGGTTTTGCTGTTAATGTTTCTAAAGTATTCATGAAACCAGATACATATCCAAGATTTTGGAAATAA
- a CDS encoding 50S ribosomal protein L30 — translation MFLVIRVRGTTGVIQNIADTLDMLRLNRISHAVLVEENPSYEGMLQKAKDYITWGEIDAETLSAIIAKRGRLPGNVKVTDEYVAENTDYKDIADLAQALIESKVKLADVGIKPVFRLHPPRKGYEDIRLSVKEGGSLGYRGENIKDLAKKML, via the coding sequence ATGTTTTTAGTTATTAGAGTTAGAGGAACTACTGGTGTTATCCAAAATATTGCTGACACCTTAGATATGTTAAGACTTAACAGAATCAGCCATGCAGTACTCGTTGAAGAAAACCCTAGCTACGAAGGTATGCTTCAAAAAGCTAAGGATTACATCACCTGGGGTGAAATTGATGCAGAAACCTTATCTGCTATCATTGCTAAAAGAGGTAGACTTCCAGGTAATGTAAAAGTTACTGACGAATACGTTGCTGAAAATACTGATTACAAAGACATCGCTGATTTAGCACAAGCTTTAATTGAATCTAAAGTTAAATTAGCTGATGTAGGAATTAAACCTGTATTCCGTTTACACCCTCCTAGAAAAGGATATGAAGATATTCGTTTATCTGTAAAAGAAGGTGGATCCTTAGGTTACAGGGGAGAAAATATTAAAGATCTCGCAAAGAAAATGCTTTAA
- a CDS encoding 50S ribosomal protein L34e, with translation MPANRFRSRSYKRVHKNTPGGENVLRYKKKKPSKHVCAECGAVLHGVPRGRPYEIGKLSKTAKRPSRPFGGYLCSACARKHFKNEARK, from the coding sequence ATGCCTGCTAATAGGTTTAGATCAAGATCATATAAAAGAGTTCACAAAAACACTCCTGGTGGAGAAAATGTTTTAAGATACAAAAAGAAAAAACCATCTAAGCATGTTTGTGCTGAATGTGGTGCAGTATTACATGGTGTTCCTCGTGGACGTCCATATGAAATAGGTAAATTATCCAAAACCGCTAAAAGACCTAGCCGTCCTTTCGGTGGATACTTATGCTCAGCTTGTGCTCGTAAACATTTCAAAAACGAGGCTAGAAAATAA
- the secY gene encoding preprotein translocase subunit SecY: MSALEFLEPVFKIIPEVKSPVHREDFNEKLKWTALVLVLYFILTQIPLYGLAPGAIDSFAQLRAVMAGSFGSILTLGIGPIVTASIVLQLLVGSNLLDLDLSSHKDKSHFQATQKILSIVFTVFEAAVLVLTGNLVPIDGSYTLILIAQLVIGAFIIIYLDEVVSKWGFGSGIGLFIAAGVCQAIIVGTFSILNGADGLLAGIIPKFIQLAAGGTFDFSILVPLIATIIVFLVVLYGEAMKVEIPISHGQVKGHGRIRGSVGKYPLKFVYSSNMPVILTSALLVNFTLFGNVFQKIGIPILGHFENGKAVDGIAWLLSTPNLSMFVTDPIHVLVYAIFFIACCILFSYLWVEISGLNAKKISEQLYKSGIQIPGFRSSKRQLYKILKKYIPALTIISGVYVGLIAFLADLTGALGGGTGVLLTVGILHKLYEEMAEEQLMSANPVLRKVLGGD; encoded by the coding sequence ATGTCCGCACTAGAATTTTTAGAGCCTGTCTTCAAAATTATTCCTGAAGTTAAATCTCCTGTTCACAGAGAAGATTTTAATGAAAAACTTAAATGGACAGCTCTTGTTTTAGTTTTATATTTTATATTAACCCAAATTCCATTATACGGGTTAGCTCCTGGAGCAATTGACTCATTTGCTCAGTTAAGAGCAGTTATGGCAGGAAGCTTCGGTTCCATTCTTACTTTAGGTATTGGTCCGATTGTTACTGCATCTATTGTTTTACAACTGTTAGTTGGTTCAAATCTTTTAGATTTGGATTTGTCTTCTCATAAGGACAAGTCTCATTTCCAAGCTACTCAAAAGATTCTTTCTATTGTATTTACAGTCTTTGAAGCAGCTGTTTTAGTATTAACTGGTAACTTAGTTCCTATTGATGGATCTTATACTTTAATATTAATTGCACAACTTGTTATTGGTGCATTTATTATTATTTACCTTGATGAAGTTGTTTCAAAATGGGGATTCGGTAGTGGTATTGGATTATTCATTGCAGCTGGTGTATGTCAAGCAATCATTGTAGGTACTTTCAGTATCTTAAATGGTGCAGATGGATTATTAGCAGGTATTATTCCTAAATTCATCCAACTTGCAGCTGGCGGTACTTTTGACTTCTCCATATTAGTTCCATTAATTGCAACTATTATTGTATTCTTAGTTGTATTATATGGTGAGGCTATGAAAGTGGAAATTCCTATTTCACATGGTCAAGTTAAAGGTCACGGTAGAATTAGAGGATCAGTTGGTAAATACCCATTAAAATTTGTTTACTCAAGTAACATGCCAGTTATTTTAACAAGTGCATTGCTTGTAAACTTCACTTTATTTGGAAACGTTTTCCAAAAAATAGGTATTCCAATTTTAGGTCACTTCGAAAACGGTAAAGCTGTTGATGGTATTGCATGGTTATTATCCACACCTAATTTATCCATGTTTGTAACAGACCCTATACATGTACTTGTATATGCAATCTTCTTTATTGCATGTTGTATATTGTTCTCATATCTCTGGGTAGAAATCAGTGGATTAAATGCTAAAAAGATTTCCGAACAACTTTACAAATCCGGTATTCAGATTCCTGGATTCAGAAGTAGTAAACGTCAATTATATAAAATTTTGAAAAAATACATTCCTGCACTTACCATTATTAGTGGTGTATATGTAGGTCTTATTGCTTTCCTTGCGGATTTAACTGGTGCTTTAGGTGGAGGTACAGGTGTATTGCTTACCGTAGGTATTCTCCATAAACTTTATGAAGAAATGGCAGAAGAACAACTCATGTCTGCAAATCCTGTTCTTAGGAAAGTTTTAGGAGGAGATTAA
- a CDS encoding uL15 family ribosomal protein codes for MIRTKRKINKQRGSRSNGGGCTKKRRGAGNKGGKGKAGMGKQHWTWTVIHDPDHFGKHGFKRPQKMIKKVNAVNLNYLEEQADKLIADGKASQDGDAIVIDVTELGYDKVLGKGKITKTFKISAPQFSASAVEKIEELGGEAIEL; via the coding sequence ATGATTAGAACAAAACGTAAAATTAACAAACAAAGAGGTTCTAGATCCAACGGTGGAGGCTGTACTAAAAAACGTAGAGGTGCAGGTAACAAAGGAGGAAAAGGAAAAGCAGGTATGGGTAAACAACATTGGACCTGGACTGTAATCCACGACCCTGACCACTTTGGTAAACATGGTTTCAAAAGACCTCAAAAAATGATTAAAAAAGTCAATGCTGTTAATTTAAACTACTTAGAAGAACAAGCTGATAAATTAATTGCAGATGGTAAAGCATCTCAAGATGGTGACGCTATCGTAATTGATGTAACTGAATTAGGTTACGACAAAGTTTTAGGTAAAGGTAAAATTACCAAAACTTTCAAAATTTCAGCTCCTCAATTTTCAGCATCTGCTGTAGAAAAAATTGAAGAATTAGGAGGAGAAGCTATAGAATTATAG
- a CDS encoding DUF2207 domain-containing protein, which yields MNVKKTFVIILLFLLLFTTVASVSADDDRSYSIEHAVLDLTVFNNGLLHVEESYDYSFDGSFNGVYRDIPLKTGEKIENVKVYAEGAYAVCEQSEKDGKTHLKIYLYSDAAHTKGIKDCDVTVHISYDMKNVVTVFNDVAGLQYKLVGEEWDEPIKSVDATIHLPADSGNEFYLNPQEHNVSSSVEGNTLKTTGGYVPTGDYYEALVLMPVKDFATSPNAKHVDKDGREMIMKNLKESTEGRAFWNMVYTIFGLLSFLSPVAAVVIYLKYGREPKVDYDGIYERDLPTNDSPEVVNALVENRSSIGTPNLKGFEASIMNLIDKKAITLDVSEDHESSTKDLFLTFKSNKGLSEAEKKVYKILNNFANDNTLNLSRLNGVLSIEANGKWFVDQVHEWESMVNEQIDVPYYFDDKGYTYTLFLSAAGIIIGIIQVILGAITNASSGFFTMGCGIFLFAFSIIIIFFKEDIFGRWTKEGREYYLKWRNLKKFLKDNSLIKEHPPESIVVWNKYLIYGTALGVADQVYKSMKLHMPNTEDMGDLYMYHYYGGYSMMNSAFHAGEVSANPSDSYGFGGAGGGSGGGGGGAF from the coding sequence ATGAATGTTAAAAAAACATTTGTAATAATCTTACTTTTTTTATTATTGTTTACAACAGTTGCATCAGTTTCTGCAGATGACGATAGAAGCTATTCAATCGAACATGCAGTATTGGATTTAACTGTTTTTAATAACGGATTATTACACGTAGAAGAAAGTTATGACTATTCTTTTGACGGATCATTTAACGGAGTATACAGAGATATTCCCCTTAAAACCGGAGAAAAAATAGAAAACGTAAAAGTATATGCAGAAGGTGCTTATGCAGTCTGCGAGCAAAGTGAAAAAGATGGAAAGACCCATTTAAAAATTTATTTATACTCTGATGCAGCACATACCAAAGGAATAAAAGACTGTGATGTAACAGTACACATAAGCTATGATATGAAAAACGTAGTAACAGTCTTTAATGATGTTGCAGGACTCCAATACAAACTTGTTGGAGAAGAATGGGACGAACCGATCAAAAGTGTAGATGCAACAATACATTTACCGGCAGATAGTGGAAATGAATTTTATTTAAACCCACAAGAGCATAATGTTTCATCATCTGTTGAAGGAAACACTCTTAAAACAACCGGTGGTTATGTACCTACAGGAGACTACTACGAAGCACTTGTATTAATGCCTGTAAAAGACTTTGCAACATCTCCAAATGCAAAACATGTTGACAAAGATGGTCGTGAAATGATTATGAAAAACCTAAAAGAAAGTACTGAAGGACGTGCTTTTTGGAATATGGTTTATACCATTTTTGGATTATTATCTTTCTTATCTCCAGTAGCAGCAGTAGTAATTTATCTTAAATATGGAAGAGAACCTAAAGTTGACTATGACGGAATATATGAAAGAGATTTGCCAACAAATGACTCACCTGAAGTTGTTAATGCATTGGTTGAAAACAGATCAAGTATTGGAACTCCTAACTTAAAAGGATTTGAAGCTTCAATCATGAATCTTATCGATAAAAAGGCAATAACCCTTGATGTAAGTGAAGATCATGAAAGTTCAACAAAAGATTTATTCCTAACATTTAAAAGCAATAAAGGATTAAGCGAAGCTGAGAAAAAGGTATACAAAATTTTAAATAATTTTGCAAATGACAATACTCTAAATCTCTCAAGACTTAATGGAGTTTTATCTATAGAAGCAAATGGAAAATGGTTTGTAGATCAAGTTCATGAATGGGAATCAATGGTTAACGAACAAATTGATGTACCATACTACTTTGATGATAAAGGTTATACTTACACCCTGTTCTTATCAGCAGCAGGAATAATAATTGGTATTATTCAGGTAATTCTTGGAGCTATTACAAATGCTAGTTCTGGATTTTTCACAATGGGATGTGGAATATTCCTATTTGCATTTTCCATAATCATAATATTTTTCAAAGAGGATATTTTTGGAAGATGGACAAAAGAAGGTAGGGAATACTATCTCAAATGGAGAAACTTGAAGAAGTTCTTAAAAGACAACAGTTTAATTAAAGAACACCCTCCAGAATCAATAGTTGTTTGGAACAAGTACTTGATTTATGGAACTGCTCTTGGAGTAGCAGACCAAGTTTACAAATCCATGAAACTCCATATGCCAAATACTGAAGATATGGGTGATTTATACATGTACCACTACTATGGTGGATACTCTATGATGAACTCAGCATTCCATGCTGGTGAAGTATCAGCTAACCCAAGTGACTCTTACGGCTTTGGTGGTGCCGGAGGAGGATCTGGTGGTGGAGGTGGAGGAGCTTTCTAG